In Puntigrus tetrazona isolate hp1 chromosome 7, ASM1883169v1, whole genome shotgun sequence, the following are encoded in one genomic region:
- the LOC122348098 gene encoding LOW QUALITY PROTEIN: heat shock 70 kDa protein 12B-like (The sequence of the model RefSeq protein was modified relative to this genomic sequence to represent the inferred CDS: inserted 1 base in 1 codon) has product MGCKGPVSSTMADVLQLNTNSLQVPGEDRSASPSPSGSPSPSRNECSITPLTPSPSPRTEVRPRVARPFSVVVAIDFGTTSSGYAFSFTEDPETIHMMRRWEGGDPGVANQKSPTCLLLTPDLRFHSFGFAARDSYHDLDPEEARHWLYFDKFKMKIHSTSDLTMETELESVSGRRVRAIEVFAHALRFFREHALKEVKDQSSSMLEGNEVRWVITVPAVWRQPAKQFMREAAYLAGLVTPDSPEQLLIALEPEAASIYCRKLRLHQVIDLSQRPLTNGLDVDGSRPFDSSFRQAREQLRRARHSRTFLVESGTGELWSEMQTGDRYIVADCGGGTVDLTVHQIEQPQGTLKELYKASGGPYGAVGVDLAFEAMLCQXFGADFIESFKAKRPAAWVDLTIAFEARKRTATPGRANSLNILLPFSFIDFYKQHRGQSVETALRKSNMNFIKWSSQGMLRLSAEAMNELFQPTINNIIKHIENLMQKEEVKGVRFLFLVGGFAESPMLQRSTKCTRRNCRIIIPHDVGLTILKGAVLFGLDPTVVRVRRCPLTYGVGVLNRFVEGRHPRDKLLIKDGREWCTDILDRFVSVDQSVALGEVVRRSYTPARMGQRKIIINIYCSDTDDITYITDHGVRKCGAITLDLLESGAVAASTCDNEKGSAFERREIRTTMQFGDTEIKVTAVDVATGRLVRASIDFLSN; this is encoded by the exons GCTGTAAAGGTCCTGTGAGCTCTACAATGGCAGATGTCCTTCAGCTTAATACCAACAGTCTACAAGTGCCAG GTGAAGATAGATCAGCCTCTCCATCTCCATCTGGTTCTCCATCTCCTTCCAGAAATGAATGCAGTATCACACCTCTTACTCCATCCCCCTCTCCA CGGACAGAGGTTAGACCACGTGTGGCTCGTCCATTTTCTGTGGTTGTTGCGATAGATTTTGGCACCACCTCCAGTGGCTATGCATTCAGTTTCACAGAagatcctgagaccattcacaTGATGAG aagGTGGGAGGGTGGCGACCCTGGTgtagccaatcagaagagtCCAACTTGTCTACTGCTGACCCCTGATCTCCGGTTCCACAGTTTTGGCTTTGCAGCTCGAGACAGCTATCATGACCTTGACCCTGAGGAAGCCAGGCATTGGCTCTACTTTGacaaattcaaaatgaaaatccaCAGCACCAGT GATCTCACTATGGAGACCGAGCTTGAGTCTGTTAGTGGAAGAAGAGTCCGGGCTATTGAGGTGTTTGCTCATGCCTTGAGGTTTTTCAGAGAACATGCTTTAAAG gaggtGAAAGACCAGTCTTCCTCTATGCTGGAAGGTAATGAAGTACGATGGGTCATCACTGTTCCTGCAGTGTGGCGGCAACCGGCAAAGCAGTTCATGCGAGAAGCTGCATATTTG GCAGGTTTGGTGACTCCAGATTCTCCTGAGCAGCTCCTCATAGCTCTTGAACCTGAGGCGGCATCCATCTACTGCAGGAAGCTCCGTCTACACCAGGTCATTGACCTCAGTCAACGACCATTAACCAATGGTTTAGATGTGGATGGGTCTCGCCCTTTTGATTCCAGTTTTAGGCagg CACGCGAGCAGCTCCGTAGAGCCAGGCACAGCCGAACTTTTCTGGTGGAGAGTGGTACTGGAGAATTATGGTCTGAGATGCAGACAG GGGACCGGTACATTGTGGCCGACTGCGGTGGTGGGACAGTGGATCTGACAGTGCATCAGATTGAACAGCCACAGGGCACTCTGAAGGAGCTTTACAAAGCCTCAG gggGTCCTTATGGAGCAGTTGGTGTGGATCTTGCCTTCGAGGCCATGTTGTGCC GTTTTGGAGCCGATTTCATTGAGAGTTTTAAAGCTAAACGTCCAGCAGCTTGGGTGGACCTTACCATTGCATTTGAAGCCCGCAAGCGCACAGCGACTCCTGGACGGGCCAACTCTTTAAACATCTTGCTGCCCTTTTCCTTCATTGATTTCTACAAGCAACACCGGGGGCAGAGTGTGGAGACTGCCCTACGAAAGAGCAA TATGAATTTTATAAAGTGGTCATCTCAAGGGATGCTAAGGCTGTCTGCGGAAGCCATGAACGAGCTTTTCCAGCCGACCATCAACAACATCATAAAACATATTG AGAACCTGATGCAGAAGGAGGAAGTAAAAGGTGTGCGTTTTCTCTTCTTGGTTGGAGGATTTGCAGAGTCACCCATGCTTCAACGCAGCACAAAATGCACTAGGCGGAACTGCCGTATTATAATTCCACATGATGTAGGACTAACCATCCTCAAGGGTGCAGTCCTATTTGGTCTAGACCCCACGGTTGTCCGAGTACGTCGCTGCCCATTAACATACGGTGTTGGGGTTTTGAACCGCTTTGTGGAAGGCCGACACCCCCGTGATAAGCTTCTCATCAAAGATGGCCGAGAATGGTGCACTGACATCCTGGACCGCTTTGTAAGCGTTGATCAATCGGTGGCCTTGGGTGAGGTGGTGAGACGGAGTTACACTCCAGCAAGAATGGGACAAAGGAAGATCATCATCAACATCTACTGCAGTGACACTGATGACATAACTTACATTACCGACCATGGGGTGAGGAAGTGTGGTGCCATCACGCTAGATCTGCTTGAGTCAGGGGCAGTTGCAGCTAGCACTTGTGATAACGAAAAAGGATCAGCATTTGAACGCAGGGAGATTCGCACGACAATGCAGTTTGGAGACACTGAGATCAAAGTCACAGCTGTTGATGTGGCAACCGGCAGACTAGTGCGGGCATCGATTGACTTCCTATCCAACTGA
- the LOC122348099 gene encoding LOW QUALITY PROTEIN: T-complex protein 1 subunit eta-like (The sequence of the model RefSeq protein was modified relative to this genomic sequence to represent the inferred CDS: inserted 1 base in 1 codon) → MMPTPVILLKEGTDTSQGIPQLVSNINACQVVAEAVRTTLGPRGMDKLVVDNRGKATISNDGATILKLLDVVHPAAKTLVDIARSQDAEVGDGTTSVTLLAAEFLKQLKPYVEEGLHPQTIIRAFRARHTARHKKIKEIAVTVKKDDKQEQRRLLEKCAATALNXKLIAGQKEFFSKMVVDAVMMLDDLLPLKMIGVKKVQGGALEDSQLVAGVAFKKTFSYAGFEMQPKRYVNPKIALLNIELELKAEKDNAEVRVNSVEDYQAIVDAEWNILYDKLEKIYKSGAKVVLSKLPIGDVATQYFADRDLFCAGRVVEEDLKRTMMACGGSIQTSVGALTDDVLGQCELFEEVQVGGERYNFFKGCPKAKTCTIILRGGAEQFMEETDRSLHDAIMIVRRAIKNDSIVAGGGAIEMELSKYLRDYSRTIPGKQQLLIGAYAKALEIIPRQLCDNAGFDATNILNKLRAKHAQGGMWYGVDVNNEDIADNFQACVWEPSIVRINALTAASEAACLILSVDETIKNPRSSADGPAGPAGRGRGRGRPHMPTNPHPSTVVSWAEPLDSEGQNKCWPLAGP, encoded by the exons ATGATG CCCACTCCAGTCATCCTCCTTAAGGAGGGCACAGACACCTCTCAGGGAATCCCACAGCTGGTCAGTAACATCAATGCCTGTCAGGTTGTGGCGGAGGCGGTGCGGACCACCCTCGGCCCCCGTGGCATGGACAAGCTGGTGGTAGATAACAGAG GCAAAGCAACTATTTCCAATGATGGGGCCACAATTCTGAAGCTTTTGGATGTCGTACACCCTGCAGCCAAGACTCTGGTAGACATTGCCAGATCTCAGGATGCTGAG GTTGGTGATGGCACCACCTCGGTGACTCTGCTTGCTGCTGAGTTTCTGAAGCAGTTAAAGCCATACGTGGAGGAGGGGCTTCATCCCCAGACCATCATCAGAGCGTTCCGTGCACGCCACACAGCTCGCCACAAAAAGATCAAGGAAATCGCTGTTACGGTCAAAAAGGACGACAAGCA AGAGCAGAGGAGGTTGCTGGAGAAATGTGCTGCTACGGCTCTGA TCAAGCTGATTGCAGGACAGAAGGAATTCTTCTCCAAGATGGTGGTGGATGCAGTGATGATGCTGGATGATCTCCTTCCTCTGAAGATGATTGGAGTGAAGAAGGTGCAGGGTGGTGCTCTGGAG GACTCTCAGCTTGTTGCTGGTGTGGCGTTCAAGAAGACCTTTTCCTATGCTGGCTTTGAGATGCAGCCCAAGCGTTATGTGAACCCAAAGATCGCTCTGCTCAACATTGAGCTGGAGTTGAAGGCAGAGAAGGATAATGCAGAAGTCCGTGTGAACTCTGTAGAG GATTATCAGGCTATTGTTGATGCTGAATGGAACATCTTATACGATAAACTGGAGAAGATCTACAAGTCTGGTGCTAAAGTGGTGCTGTCAAAGCTGCCCATTGGAGATGTGGCCACACAATACTTTGCAGACAGAGATCTCTTCTGTGCAGGCCGTGTTGTGGAGGAAGACCTTAAGAGAACTATGATG GCCTGTGGTGGCTCTATTCAGACCAGTGTTGGTGCCCTGACTGATGATGTTCTTGGACAGTGTGAGCTCTTTGAAGAAGTGCAGGTTGGAGGAGAAAg ATACAACTTCTTCAAGGGCTGCCCAAAGGCCAAGACCTGCACCATCATCCTGAGGGGTGGTGCGGAGCAGTTCATGGAGGAAACCGATCGCTCACTGCATGATGCCATCATGATTGTGCGCAGAGCAATCAAG AATGACTCTATTGTTGCTGGAGGTGGCGCTATTGAGATGGAGCTGTCGAAGTATCTGAGGGATTACTCTAGAACAATTCCAGGGAAACAGCAGCTGCTGATTGGAGCTTATGCCAAAGCCCTGGAGATTATTCCCAGACAGCTGTGTGACAACGCAGGCTTTGATGCCACCAATATCCTAAACAAACTGAGGGCCAAGCATGCACAG GGTGGTATGTGGTATGGAGTGGATGTGAACAATGAAGATATAGCGGATAACTTCCAGGCCTGTGTATGGGAGCCCTCTATTGTGCGCATCAATGCCCTGACCGCTGCCTCTGAAGCTGCGTGTCTCATTCTTTCGGTGGATGAGACCATCAAGAACCCACGCTCTAGTGCTGATGGCCCAGCGGGACCTGCTGGCAGAGGAAGAGGTCGCGGTAGACCCCACATGCCCACTAATCCTCACCCATCCACAGTAGTGTCTTGGGCAGAGCCTCTGGACTCAGAAGGTCAAAACAAATGCTGGCCACTTGCAGGGCCTTGA